The Anas acuta chromosome 1, bAnaAcu1.1, whole genome shotgun sequence genome segment GAATTAAATGGGAACAAAGGAAGTGACTGTAAAGCAGAGAAGCTGTATTGCCTGGAGCTTTTTGGCCTAGAAAGGTTTTTGGtggaaagatattttaaattatccTGATCTGtacttttccttcttcactgtCTATTCGGTATTTTCTCAATTCCACCCTGAGTTGAAACTCAAGCTGAGCTGAAATGACCCTTCGTGTAGCTCTGATGCTTCCCAGCAACTAAGCCCTCCTTCTTGGCACAGATACTTGTTTGAGACTGCCCATGGACACTCCTTTTGACTGTCTCAAATCTCTTAtgagcttttttccttctctttggtTTTACTCTCCCTTCcctattttctcctcctctccttacTCTTTCTTCCTATTGCTCTGCTACTTTTCTGACTAGTCCGTCTTTATCTCCCCATCTCCTTTCCTCATACTTAGgcacttttctcctcttccatctCCATCGCATCACTGATTCCAGGCTTGCAGCATAACTTTTCTTCTTACACTGGGTTTCCCAGCTCAAACCCAGATTACCCCATTGATTACCAGGAATGTTagctataaaatatatatttttttctaattgtcTCTATGCATATTCCACTTCCAACCCCTATAAGTACATTTTCAACAAGTTATTCCTCCCACCCCTTGATTCCCACGCTACATTACAGTTAGTACAACTCATCTCACCTCACTTTCAACACCCAAGGAATTAGCTGTCAAGGTCTGACCGCTACAAGGTCTCTGTACagtcaacagagaaaaatgataaGAAGGGCCTATGTCTTTCCCCGACTGTAAAAGGAAACAGCTGTGTTTCACAGCTGCTagacatttaattttcagactTCCATTTTGGGGAACACGACTGTCACCCAACATCACATGGCACATACAGAACAATCGAGTGATCAGAAGCAGCCAGCATGTGTTTATaaaaggcaggtcctgcctgacTAACCTGATCTTCTGTGACAAGATGATCTGCCTAGTAGATGGAGGAAGGCCATGGATGTTGTTTACGTCAACTTTAGTAAAGTGTTTTATGACatttcccacagtattctcctggagaaattggctgctcatggcttggataGAAGTACAGTTTGCTGGGGAGGGCCTGGCTCAGAGTCACAGTAAATGGAGTTCGATCcagctggtggccagtcactagCGGTATTCCTCAGGGTTTGGTATTGAGACCAGTTTTGCTTAACAGTTTTATCAACAATCTGGAACACAGAACTGAGTGCACCCTTAGTAGGTACAGACAATACCAAGTGAGGTGGGactgttgatctgcttgagggtagggaggctctgcagagagatctggataggctggactgatgggccaAGCCCAATTGCAAgatgttcaacaaggccaagtgccagcaTCTGTGCTTGGGTCAAAACAAGCCTGTGCAGAAGTGTAGGCTTGGAGAAGAATGGCTGGGAAGTTGTCTGGTAGAAAAGGACTTGGGAGTGCTGGTTGGCAGCCATCTAaacatgagccatcagtgtgcccaggtggctaAGAAGGACAGTGGCATACTGGCCAGCACCAAAActagtgtggccagcaggactagggaagtgattgtccacAGTATGTGGCACTGATGAGAGTGTGCCTTGAATACTgagttcagttttgggctcctcactacgAGAACAATAGTGACCTGCTTGTGCAGggaagagcaatgaagctggtgaaggaactagaaaacaagacttatgaggagcagcagtgggaactggggttgtttagtctgcagaagaggaaactgaggggagacctcatcgctcTCTACAGTTACCTGCCAGGAGGTTGCAGTGAGGTAGGTGTTGATCTCTTCTCAAGTGCCAAGTGATAGGATGTGAGcaaatggcctcaagttgcacaaAGGGAGGTTTAGAATATATAGGAAGAGTTTATTCATGGAGAGGGTAGTCAAGCATGGGAATGGTCCACCCAGAAGAAGTGGTGATGTCCCTGttcctggaggtatttaagagatgtgtggaggTAGCAGtaaggaacatggtttagtgatgggactaaGTAGGCAGattgatggttggacttgatgatgtTGAAGGTCTTTCAATAGCTTGAATAGCAACCAGAATATGGATCAGAAATTGAAAGATTCAGAACTGACCACTTAAACCCTTTCTGTGTGTTCAGAGCTGCGAAAGCAACAAAGCCTGCTGAATAAAATGCTGCTTCCCCCTTTCAAACTTACAACTATCTAAAATCATTTATGGAAGCAGTTATATGCCAtgatgttaataataatagagAAATGAACCCAGTGAGCCAGGGGGTTCTTCCAGTTCTTTGTTCAGCGTCCTTAGgggaagaaagtaaaaaatatgaCAGCCCTGCTCATAATTAAAGGGATGAAAACACCTGAAATGCTTGGAGCATGCGGGTTCCCCAACTGGCTTGTTGCAGATAGGAACGCTATAAAAGGAAACGTACCGTAATGGCTTTGGCATTGAACCCCTGCTGACCCAACTCTATCTGGATACATCTGACTTTGTCAACAGAATGCTTGGAATATTTTGCTGAGTTTGCTCTCTGTTCTTggacttttgtttctttgctaagtaaataaaactttttgtaCTATATCTTGTGAAATGGTGACTGCATTTAACTCTTAGTGGCGATAGTTAACCATAAGCTTACGGGTAGAAGCTGGGAATCCTGAATTCTTCTCAGGACTGACTCAATAGACAGGAAGATCCCACACCATTCCTTGAAGTAGGCTGTTATGTATGAATCAGCAAGACTGTTATGTCTATAAGAATTCAACTAACTAGCTCAATACAAGTCTTCAAATGACAAACAATCAGTATTGGCATCAGGTATCAAATCACTGGAGGAAATCTGGGCCCAACATGAGATAAAAGACCCTTCAAACAATTCTGGTGCTAGGTACAAAAAGGTCCACCATTGTTTGCTTAGTGTGtctttacagaaaaatcaaCCATGTCCCTGGAGTAAAGTTCATACCTGATCTAAACAGTTGCTCCGTAAGTAACGTAGTGCTTGCTGTATGCTCTGGGGAAGCGGCTGTCCTGTTCTCTGGACATGAACTATCAGGGGCACACCAAAGACATTCTTGTCCTTGTAGTCAGGTACTTTCATTCGCTTCATGAACTTTGGCACAGACCTGAAAATTAATATGAACAGAGTACATGAAAATATCGGAGTATTTACAGAACCTTTTTGAGTAACACCGTGAGCAGAAACTGGTAACTGGGACCATCTCCTATTCAATAAAGATAGTCAAATAATGTTTAATGGGCAATATACAGACACTTTACAGTCTGTGTAACTGATGAATTTCTTGATAACTTTTACAGGTAGATGGCCTCTGTCTCCAAGATATACCATGACAATCTGctctaagaaaaaacatttaatgtgCCGTTGTCATTCAGCTGAAGACAACACAGTTTAAACCATGGACTCATTATAAAAGGCCTCCTTTATTAAGGATTCAAAGGAATTGCACAGCAAAGCATACTGGAGAgaatatctgaaagaaaaggaagttcaGTCCTCTAACACGTACAATGATTTTTTATACCATCAGTTATGTGATTTAGCATTTCTGTTGCCTAACAATTTACAGTAATGAATGATGGTGAGAAATCCCTATGTGCCAGTTGCATCCCTGGTGTCATGCAGTCAATTCTAGTCAAGTTACTTAAGTGAAGCTGTTaagcttgctttcttctttaaatgATGGTGAAAATGGGAAGAAACTGGATTCCCTCTGTGGGAGTCATGACTACAGTGGAATTCAAAACAACAGAGGATGAATATGACCTGAATATGACAaagattttctcttctgtgtggGAAGGAGATAAAACTTGGATTAAATGACCTACTGAAGGAGTACAGCATAAAGATTTACAGCTATTTAGAGTCCCACTGCTTATAAATCCTTAGAGACTGATTATacaaactgaagaaatatttgtcaGGAGGGAAAACCTCTGTACAAACAGCAGGATCTAGATTTTGCTGTATTCTAATCTGCCTGTTTGGAGTTGCTTAAGGTGAGACTCATTTCAGCACAGACATGCTGACAGCTAGCCAGAGGGAACTGCACCGAAAGAGAACTGCAAACTGGAGGCTCATCTTACTGAATTTTATCTCTTTGAAGGAGATTTAGAAAGACTTAGCAGTCCTGACTGCTTCTCTACTCACTGTGGAGCGTGGTCACCCACCTTTGAAGGGTGACCCAAATCTCAAGTCTTGCACAGAATAAATTGCCTTTGGAGTTGCCTGCCTTCTGTCACTGACCACAAAGACAGCAGACCTGACATGCTCAGATGAGACTTATAACTCTTTGGAATGCCTTATGTTAGTGAGGTGGATCTCACAAGTAGCCCCTCGTatctatttttccatttctgaaggTAATCTTGTCTTATCTAGCCCACAACAGATTTAGAAGAATTTTGGTGAAGTGCTTTGAATGTGAAAGTCCCAATGTAAATGTCAAGTCATATTATTTTTGGACTCGGCATCTGTGTATTAGGGAAATTTTCTGTTATCCTTTTGTTATTTCCCAGATACTTACAATCTTTTTATCTATGTCCGTTTCCATTCCAGGCTACCTCAGCCTATGTGGCCCATGAGGGTTAGTATGCTATTAAACATGCAGATTACTGTAGCTGGTTGCATATAAAGGGGCTGCATTGCCGGTACTCATGTCCACCTGCCCTTGACCCCACTGTCTGAGTGACCAGGTAGGTGTTACAGCTCTTACAGCTGCGAGCTGCTGTTAATGCAAGGCCAGACCTAGGGTAAAGGTTGCATCTTTCAATCTGCAGAGAAAATTCCTGTAACTGTTCTAACTTCTTTTaaatcacaaacaaaacaatatcaaatacaagaaatattatcagcagctgtttctttttgaatcacaaaatgaattttGGGGAAGACTTATTGTAAACACTTCCTCCTTTTAATCACTCTCTCCTactcctgtttatttttctggaacTCGAGTGTTGTTAGAGGCTGGGGTTGACTCTGTTCGAGCACAGGAATGAAGTCACATCTCCAGGATCTATTTCTGCCACTGACTCACAAGGCAGCAACAGATTAAAAGGTACAGTTTCAAATTCTAGTGAAAGTCAATCGCTGCTCTGAACTGTATTAATTAAATCTTCGATCAAAATAAtagaattggaaaaaaacatttcctcctAATGATATCTCTTTTCCAATTAGTGATGGTACTCACCAGGTCCAGCCATGTTTGTTTGACATGGAGTACTTTTCCATGATGGCTGTAAGACgaagaagagaaaatttctGCAGTAGATTCAGCTGGCCTGCTGACTGGTTACTGATGTGAAGTGATGCGATGGAGTGGCTCAGACGATGAGAGATTTGGAAACTATGCCATCGTAATCGCCTTTAGCAAAAAAATAGACAATAGAAAGAAAGACAACTGCTTTAATTGGGCAGAAAAGGATGGTATACTGTGAGATAGAGCAATATGCAAAACATACATAAACATACACACATTATGGCTCATGGCATGTTgactaaaagaaaatatagcTTGGAGGCTCAATTTGCTCAATCTCTTAATTTTGGAAATGAtcaagctttgattttttttatgttagtTTCCCAAGTGGGTGTTGGTCCAACACCTGTACTCAAGGAAGCAGCATGGCCTGTTATGCCCATTAGCCTACACACTTCCAACAGGATGTGTGAGATCCAGATTAAAATGACTCAGAAATGGGATTTGATGTGTGGTCCCTCAGCTCCCAGGAGACTAGCCTGACCATCAAAGTAACTGAAGATAAAATTCTCAAAATAGCTCTATTATTAAATACTGAAAGATTTTTAGAGAAGGGGTTGAACCCTGTTTCTCCTAGGTGAGACCCATAACCACCAAGCTATTGAGACATTCACATCTTCTCTTTATCCCAGCACACTTTCTCTATATACTGCATATATTGGAAAAAACtcatttcagtttcttgtttTGCTAAACAAGAGTTGTGGCTCAAATCCTACAAACTTTGGCACTGTTTATTTACTTAGTATTTTGCCTGAGTTCACTTGCTTGTGATGGTGGTGAGCAAGCGTGATCAGCAGCAAACCATGGCATGGAAGAATTCTCTGTAAGGATCCCTGACTgatcagaaagaaacaaatattttctcactGCTTCCGCACACAAAAACCCACCCTGCAAACAGCTGTATGTATCCACAGACCTTTACTCACAGCCATGCTCCTCTGACTTAAGAGGAACTCATCCCTCTTAACTCATAATGGGTCTCCCAGCTGTTAACCAAatcctgctttttatttttattaacaggTTAATTGTATACTATCATATCAACTAGATGTGTAAGGGACTGGGGCAGGGTAGAGACATTCTCTTTGAGAACagaaagacacatttttaaagcagactAGGGCATACAAACTGTGCATGAGGCTACTGACACATACACACTGGGgtaaataatttcaaagaaCCAATTGAAAATAGATTCCACAATATATACAGTGTCCTATTATTTAATTGGATATTATggatgaagagagaaaaaaaatgtcttagtTTGTTCTATTACACTCATTCTCCACTGTTTTCACATAAGAGTTTCCAAAGCAGGATGTCTCTTCTAAGTCCCACACTTTCTCTGGGAAGTCCCCTTTCACACACAGGATGAGTACAGCTGTAATGATGTCAGCCTTGTGACTCCCAGACTGAGTCTGCTTCTGCTTCACTTCAGtctattctgtttttaatggaaGAGGAACGATGGATTTGCATACATATCTTGCTACCTACCTGCTTGGCCTTGTGAGAGATGCTCCCACCCCAGAGTCTCTCCTGTCCCTAACACCAGTGGCCTCTGATTCGTTCAGGGATGTTCCATCTCTGTCCATGTCACTTGGCGTGGTCCGGCCATCAGAGACAGAGTTTCCTTCAAAATCAAGTGTGATCTGCGTGGGAGACTGGAAAGGCAACGATGGAGATTCCCTGACCCGATCATCATCAACCGGCAGACCTGGCAACACATTCTTTGACCAACCATCTACTACCTCCTGGAGTCCATTGACATGTTGCAAAATGTCATctaaatgaggaaaaaggacATCTTTCTCTAAGTCCAGAAGGTCCCCAGTACTAGCATACAAGTGGGAACCTGGCACATTGTCATAAATACTAATTCTGCTCTCTTTAGGGCAGCAGGCCATCAATCCGGATTCTTTTGGAGTAGAGCAGTTCTGTTTTCCCAAAGAGATGCTGCCCGTCCTCCAGTTTACACCATTACTGGTGTCTGTAGGTGAGAGGCTTTCAATGGAAAGTGCCTTTGGGAAGGTCCCTGGTTTGTGGTCCTTGGGAATATGCACAACCAAGTTCTCTTGGgaatgaaattcatttttgcGGTTTTGGTCCACCACTTGTCGTAAGGCTGCTCCTGACAGAACATCTATGTCCTCCAGGTACATCCCACCTCTCTTGTTTGCTTCATGACATTTGCGCTCCTTCAAACACGGTGTGCTCaccccactgctgctgttttcgGACTGACTGCTTTCACTGCTGGATTTGGCAGAAAACGAAAGTCCTCTTTTGCCTGAATCTTGTCCCATGTTTTGGAGATCACCATTGATGATCTGTACACAGTGCATGTCTTTCAAGGACTTTGGCTCATGCTGAAGAATCGGTCCACTTATTTCTAAAGGACCCGTTCTTCCAGAGCCTTTTAGCTTTCCATGCACACCTTTTGCTTTTAGTGTCTCCATGCGTTTTAGAAAGGTTTTTGCTCTGGTTCGTGTCGGTTTCTCATTCTTCAGGTTGTCCTTGGGGAACAGGACAGTGCTTACTGCTGTGGAGTCCAACAGCTGTGTGCTTTCTACATCATGCTGGCCAGAGCAGTCGCAGGTCTccctggcagcactgctgaTGCCGGATTGACTCCTGTTGTCACTTCCCCCACTGCTCTCACTGTGAATAGATGAGACCTCAGGTTCACTCAGATCTGTAAGGACACTCTCGCTGCTcgttgtatttttcattttaatgtccCCTGAAGATCCATGTCTGTCTGATCGGTGAAGCAAAACATCAATGTCGTCCACTCGAGACCATCGTCTGCTAGTTCTTTGGAAAGTCCATTTATTACTGATAGCACAGAGGTCTTCTTCATCTGAATCTTCACTCTGGAAAATAGCAAGTGGCATACATTAAAAGCAGGTGCCTTGACTTGTTATTTGAATTAATGCGACTGCTGCTCCATGTGAGCAAGAAATGGCAAAGTCTCCTTGAACTTAGTCTCATGAAAGATCAGCTATCAGTCCTTTCATAACAGcctcttttatttaattgtaaAGACTGCAGCGAGCATCTTAATGAGTAAGGAATAAAAGCCTGCTCATTGTTAGGGAGATCATGAGTCCTATCAGTGCCTCTTGGCTTCTGTGGGGTGGTTTGTCTATGCCCTAAGCTGCGTAGGACTGATGCTCATAGTGAcagcatagaaaaaaaacaacaaaacaaacaggtttTGAAAGGTCAAAGTATAGAAAAAACCTGACGTACAGGGACAGTGTTAAGATATATACAGTACAGACTGGGCAGTAGCTGGGTACTACAGCTACATGGGCCATTCAAGAACCCAAGTCAGCGAATATCCAATGCTGAACTTATTTTTGCAGTGAGAACTAAGTGCACATTTGCAATAATCTTCACAGATAGGTGAATCCAACAAAATTCATGTTTCAAAAACATAACTTCAGATAAATagccacttaaaaataaaataacagtaagGAATAATACTTGGAGGTATTATTGGTCAGGGTGAGTCTGAGGGCAGGTGTGGGGATGCAGAGCACCAAGGCTCAGTCCTGAATGGGGCAGTGCCCACCACTGAGATGAATCTTCTTAGAGTGCCAGCCTTTGCCACCAGAGGCATCCCAAACATGATGACCCACTCCCTACACGAAGCTTTTTACCTTCCCCCATCTTTCctaaggcagcagcagccccacagctctccCTGGTCTCATCTGGACCCCAGCCCTCAGCCTTGGGCATGCAGAATTGTGCTTATGCTTTGGCAGCTCCAGGAGCTAATCTTCAATGCAGACAACAtgcatcttgaaaaaaaattggaTGAAATAGCTCTCCCCATGACATTTTTCTCGTCTGTTTGCCCAGACAAAAAAGAGACATCTTCAGCATAAAGCACACAGTGTCAAACTCGCTGTTTTCTGAGGATGTGAAGCCTGCAGCTGCTAATGAGTATCCTTTCCTTGACTTTCAACCGGGTTTTTACTGCATTATTTTTGTACATTTGTTTTAGAGCAGAACAAACTAACTTCACCTACATGACATCCAAACAGCTCTTCACATTCTTGGAAGCAGTATGAAGGCAGTAAAATATGACAGGCTGTCAGACTAAAATGAGGTGCTAAACCAGAAAGACTATTTTGGGACTggaaaaattctcattttaaaagtctattattagaagtatttttctatGAAGTTTTGATGGTAAAGTTATCTCCCATCTCTGACTAGATCTCTACTGGCCTGTCTaattgaaaaatgtaaaacaaattttacCAGAACCCCTAAATCTGAAATAATGTGAAACCTCAGGAGATAGAGATGGGGATCAGCAGTGTGCCAGGCCTCCCTCTTGCCATAAGCTTTTCCCAGTTTATCACTTCAAGTCAGCCAGATGTTTTAGATCGTGTCCaagctataaaataaaatacagctatGAAATTTTGGGGTTAGTCATTCCTGTTTTATCTGTTAATGTCGAGGTGtgcagtgctcctgcagctggtgtTAGTTCATGGGAAAGAACGGATATCTTAGTTCTGCTGCTAGCTGGAGAGAAAAATTAAGCAGCTAGTGAAGCATTAAGAAAGGGGCTGGAAAAGGCTAACACTACTTTGACCATTTTGTCTGCAGGGAAGAAATGGAGTATCTGCCAGCtctaccttgatttcagctTGGCAGTTTGCTGTACGTGTATAAGGAGTGGTCGACGGCACTGAAGAGATTCAGGCTCTTCAAAATCCATATTGTGGTCTTTGTAGTGCCACAAagtagatattttaaaaactgcaagggatgtactttaaaatatttagtggTGGTAATTATATCTACAAAGCACATCACTGCTGAAGTTTTCATGGCACCAACGaataggataaaaaaaatatttttatttattgttcatCCCAATAAACAAAGGGGACCTTACAGAAGATTCCTTGCTAATACAAATCCCTGTTGCTGCACTAACATTACTGTATGAACTGTCAGGATTTAGCCTGTATTTTCTACAGGCTGGAATAGATTAAACTAGCCAAAGTGACAGAGACACTGTGAAAAACAAGAGGAGAGCACAGAGTATGAgtagacagaaataaatataaattcagtGGTGAATATACTATAACtaatttttagagaaaaataaattttctttctttttttttttttttttaaatagaagataGAGTTGAACAGAAATTGCAATTGGTAGTAAACAAGTTTTGCAACTAACCACAGCAAAGAGAGGATTATGTTCTGCCCAAGAATCAGtcaaaaaatgtagaaaaagaaaaaaaagtttagtttagttttttaATTGGTAATGAAACATGCTTGTCtttcatcagaagaaaaatcagatgaGTTATCTGGATACTGAAATGCTGCTATGGTGACTCACTCCAAATTCAGCTACGCTGTGTGTCCTGTGACATAATGTGCTATTCTTTTGATGGAATCAGTAGAAATTCTGGAAGCCACAAACATCCTGAATGACCCACTGTTCTTGTTAGATATCAGAGTGCCCTGATAAATGAGATAGTCCCCCAAAAATGCAGAGAGCACTTTACCAACCGACGTGTCACCAGCTATGGGGACAGAGGACCGAAAGTAGGTCTCAAAGCCACAATTCATTTCATGCAGAGGGAGCAGGCATCTTGGAGCAGCGAGTGTGTACTTCTACTGACCTAGGCTGAAATCAAGTGCACAGCTTTGGAACACGTTCAAAAGTCCATTTAATACCAGTATTCTTGGGAAGATGAGAAGGGGCAAGTTTCTTGAGAAGTGACTGATAACATTTGCCAAAGAGAAAGAGGTTTTTACTCACAGATTTGTTACAGCTGATTTAAAATAGTACAGCTTTTTGAGCGAGGGTACACTTTCCTAAGATACAGAGGGATGCtaacaaaaggcaaaaagtaGGTTTATTTGCGGTGGAATTTTGCCACATTTCTCCAGCTGGGTGCAGGAATTCTCATAAATCGACAGCTGCAGAAGGCAGTTAATCCAAAAGCTAATCTCTGTCTGTCCAAATCGCTTACGGACATATTTGCAACACATACACAAGGATTTCTGTTTGCGTCTCGATGAAGCCAACGGGAAGAGAGCAGCCCACAGTGTGAATGCACCTCCTAGCACGAGGCGGGTGGGTGGTGGGGAACGCTCACCCCTCGTTGGCTTTCACAGGAACCTTCTCTGGCAGCTCGCTTGGCCGTGTTTGGATGAATTGCTCAAGCAGCTGCGCTCGTCCTGTGCGAACCTGTTATGCTGGACCTCCAA includes the following:
- the STARD13 gene encoding stAR-related lipid transfer protein 13 isoform X5, whose amino-acid sequence is MKLDVNFQRKKSEDSDEEDLCAISNKWTFQRTSRRWSRVDDIDVLLHRSDRHGSSGDIKMKNTTSSESVLTDLSEPEVSSIHSESSGGSDNRSQSGISSAARETCDCSGQHDVESTQLLDSTAVSTVLFPKDNLKNEKPTRTRAKTFLKRMETLKAKGVHGKLKGSGRTGPLEISGPILQHEPKSLKDMHCVQIINGDLQNMGQDSGKRGLSFSAKSSSESSQSENSSSGVSTPCLKERKCHEANKRGGMYLEDIDVLSGAALRQVVDQNRKNEFHSQENLVVHIPKDHKPGTFPKALSIESLSPTDTSNGVNWRTGSISLGKQNCSTPKESGLMACCPKESRISIYDNVPGSHLYASTGDLLDLEKDVLFPHLDDILQHVNGLQEVVDGWSKNVLPGLPVDDDRVRESPSLPFQSPTQITLDFEGNSVSDGRTTPSDMDRDGTSLNESEATGVRDRRDSGVGASLTRPSRRLRWHSFQISHRLSHSIASLHISNQSAGQLNLLQKFSLLRLTAIMEKYSMSNKHGWTWSVPKFMKRMKVPDYKDKNVFGVPLIVHVQRTGQPLPQSIQQALRYLRSNCLDQVGLFRKSGVKSRIQALRQMNESSPENVSYEDQSAYDVADMVKQFFRDLPEPLLTSKLGETFLHIYQYVPKEQRLQAVQAAIMLMSDENREVLQTLLCFLSDVTSVEENQMTPMNIAVCLAPSLFHLNIVKKESSPRVIQKKYATGKPDQKDLSENLAATQGLAHMIMECNKLFEVPHEMVTQSRNSYIDAEVHSPTLDELGKQVDEEGGSYQTYLESLMQNLQKEAKEKFKGWVTCSSMENTELAYKKVGDGNPLRLWKASVEVEAPPSVVLNRVLRERHLWDEDFLQWKVVESLDKQTEVYQYVLNSMAPHPVRDFVVLRTWRTDLPKGMCMLVAISVEHEEAPPMGAVRAIVMDSQYLIEPCGSGKARLTHICRIDLKGHSPEWYNKGFGHLCAAEVARIRNSFQPLIAEGPETKI
- the STARD13 gene encoding stAR-related lipid transfer protein 13 isoform X4; its protein translation is MTIQIEAKEACDWLRAAGFPQYAQFYEDSQFPIDIAAVKRDHDFLDKDLVEPLCRRLNTLNKCASMKLDVNFQRKKSEDSDEEDLCAISNKWTFQRTSRRWSRVDDIDVLLHRSDRHGSSGDIKMKNTTSSESVLTDLSEPEVSSIHSESSGGSDNRSQSGISSAARETCDCSGQHDVESTQLLDSTAVSTVLFPKDNLKNEKPTRTRAKTFLKRMETLKAKGVHGKLKGSGRTGPLEISGPILQHEPKSLKDMHCVQIINGDLQNMGQDSGKRGLSFSAKSSSESSQSENSSSGVSTPCLKERKCHEANKRGGMYLEDIDVLSGAALRQVVDQNRKNEFHSQENLVVHIPKDHKPGTFPKALSIESLSPTDTSNGVNWRTGSISLGKQNCSTPKESGLMACCPKESRISIYDNVPGSHLYASTGDLLDLEKDVLFPHLDDILQHVNGLQEVVDGWSKNVLPGLPVDDDRVRESPSLPFQSPTQITLDFEGNSVSDGRTTPSDMDRDGTSLNESEATGVRDRRDSGVGASLTRPSRRLRWHSFQISHRLSHSIASLHISNQSAGQLNLLQKFSLLRLTAIMEKYSMSNKHGWTWSVPKFMKRMKVPDYKDKNVFGVPLIVHVQRTGQPLPQSIQQALRYLRSNCLDQVGLFRKSGVKSRIQALRQMNESSPENVSYEDQSAYDVADMVKQFFRDLPEPLLTSKLGETFLHIYQYVPKEQRLQAVQAAIMLMSDENREVLQTLLCFLSDVTSVEENQMTPMNIAVCLAPSLFHLNIVKKESSPRVIQKKYATGKPDQKDLSENLAATQGLAHMIMECNKLFEVPHEMVTQSRNSYIDAEVHSPTLDELGKQVDEEGGSYQTYLESLMQNLQKEAKEKFKGWVTCSSMENTELAYKKVGDGNPLRLWKASVEVEAPPSVVLNRVLRERHLWDEDFLQWKVVESLDKQTEVYQYVLNSMAPHPVRDFVVLRTWRTDLPKGMCMLVAISVEHEEAPPMGAVRAIVMDSQYLIEPCGSGKARLTHICRIDLKGHSPEWYNKGFGHLCAAEVARIRNSFQPLIAEGPETKI
- the STARD13 gene encoding stAR-related lipid transfer protein 13 isoform X3; translation: MSSQRRPGKAQLRRSLSEQLRDSTAKAWDLLWRNVRERRLAEIEAKEACDWLRAAGFPQYAQFYEDSQFPIDIAAVKRDHDFLDKDLVEPLCRRLNTLNKCASMKLDVNFQRKKSEDSDEEDLCAISNKWTFQRTSRRWSRVDDIDVLLHRSDRHGSSGDIKMKNTTSSESVLTDLSEPEVSSIHSESSGGSDNRSQSGISSAARETCDCSGQHDVESTQLLDSTAVSTVLFPKDNLKNEKPTRTRAKTFLKRMETLKAKGVHGKLKGSGRTGPLEISGPILQHEPKSLKDMHCVQIINGDLQNMGQDSGKRGLSFSAKSSSESSQSENSSSGVSTPCLKERKCHEANKRGGMYLEDIDVLSGAALRQVVDQNRKNEFHSQENLVVHIPKDHKPGTFPKALSIESLSPTDTSNGVNWRTGSISLGKQNCSTPKESGLMACCPKESRISIYDNVPGSHLYASTGDLLDLEKDVLFPHLDDILQHVNGLQEVVDGWSKNVLPGLPVDDDRVRESPSLPFQSPTQITLDFEGNSVSDGRTTPSDMDRDGTSLNESEATGVRDRRDSGVGASLTRPSRRLRWHSFQISHRLSHSIASLHISNQSAGQLNLLQKFSLLRLTAIMEKYSMSNKHGWTWSVPKFMKRMKVPDYKDKNVFGVPLIVHVQRTGQPLPQSIQQALRYLRSNCLDQVGLFRKSGVKSRIQALRQMNESSPENVSYEDQSAYDVADMVKQFFRDLPEPLLTSKLGETFLHIYQYVPKEQRLQAVQAAIMLMSDENREVLQTLLCFLSDVTSVEENQMTPMNIAVCLAPSLFHLNIVKKESSPRVIQKKYATGKPDQKDLSENLAATQGLAHMIMECNKLFEVPHEMVTQSRNSYIDAEVHSPTLDELGKQVDEEGGSYQTYLESLMQNLQKEAKEKFKGWVTCSSMENTELAYKKVGDGNPLRLWKASVEVEAPPSVVLNRVLRERHLWDEDFLQWKVVESLDKQTEVYQYVLNSMAPHPVRDFVVLRTWRTDLPKGMCMLVAISVEHEEAPPMGAVRAIVMDSQYLIEPCGSGKARLTHICRIDLKGHSPEWYNKGFGHLCAAEVARIRNSFQPLIAEGPETKI